A DNA window from Mariprofundus aestuarium contains the following coding sequences:
- a CDS encoding carbohydrate kinase family protein, translating into MLDLLCIGHASFDITMATAAHPGPDEKLFADSMMLSGGGPAANAAVCVRRLGGKAGFCGYLGNDLFGDLHIRELENEGVDCSLLVRGSGPSPVSQILAKPDGTRSLVNFKGNAPWLAANAVSIPTPPKVILFDGHEPLLSVHLCHWAAEQGIPTVLDAGSLHRGTEELAGMVDYLVASEKFARQWCDTVDMTRALDELAAISENVIITLGERGLIWARERGRGMLPAFKVEAIDSTGAGDGFHGAFAYGLSLDMAWEELLRYASAVGALTCTRLGARPALPEAIDVMRFTGGVRNG; encoded by the coding sequence ATGCTTGATCTTCTCTGTATTGGCCACGCCTCTTTCGACATCACCATGGCAACAGCAGCCCATCCGGGGCCGGATGAGAAGTTGTTTGCCGATTCCATGATGCTTTCCGGCGGTGGACCTGCCGCCAATGCAGCCGTTTGTGTGAGAAGGCTTGGTGGTAAAGCCGGATTCTGCGGTTATCTCGGTAACGATCTCTTCGGCGATTTACATATTCGCGAGCTGGAAAACGAAGGTGTCGACTGTTCGCTGCTCGTACGTGGTTCTGGCCCCTCCCCCGTCTCTCAGATCCTCGCCAAACCGGACGGCACACGTTCGCTGGTCAATTTCAAGGGGAATGCCCCCTGGCTGGCCGCCAATGCAGTTTCGATCCCTACCCCTCCAAAGGTAATCCTCTTCGATGGCCATGAGCCGCTACTCTCTGTGCATCTGTGTCACTGGGCAGCGGAACAGGGAATACCGACCGTGCTCGATGCGGGATCGCTGCACAGGGGTACTGAGGAGCTGGCCGGGATGGTTGATTACCTCGTGGCCTCGGAGAAGTTTGCGCGGCAGTGGTGTGATACCGTGGATATGACGAGGGCGCTGGATGAACTGGCAGCCATATCGGAAAATGTGATAATAACACTTGGAGAGCGTGGTCTGATCTGGGCCAGGGAGAGAGGGCGTGGGATGCTCCCCGCTTTCAAAGTAGAAGCGATAGACTCGACTGGTGCCGGTGATGGATTCCATGGCGCCTTTGCCTACGGCCTGTCACTGGATATGGCGTGGGAGGAGCTGCTTCGCTACGCCTCAGCCGTGGGTGCTCTGACCTGTACCAGGCTGGGGGCAAGGCCTGCCCTGCCCGAGGCAATTGATGTGATGCGGTTTACTGGAGGCGTGAGAAATGGATAG
- the bioC gene encoding malonyl-ACP O-methyltransferase BioC, with product MVVETVKNSHIHAGQVKRAFSSASDSYDEHAVLQREIGDRLIGHLNFTRIDPKRILDIGCGTGYFTRLLRGKFKKADITAFDLSESMVATTRKAHSRRLPWHGRHHHASGNAASLPFKSGSFDLVTSNLAMQWVPEPELMLAEMRRVLAPGGLILFSTFGRRTLSELRQSLAEIDPGNAGHVLPFPDVMSLGDAIMKLAVETPVTDADLFTLTYPDTISLVRELKGLGASAAAIRGRKSGLYGRALIRKLEKQYSERYRDENGRIRATFEALYAQAWYKEEGFEHRDGIIPIKVEGDMKIDGI from the coding sequence ATGGTGGTTGAAACAGTGAAAAACAGTCATATACATGCCGGCCAGGTCAAACGCGCATTCTCCTCAGCCTCTGACAGTTATGATGAACACGCCGTACTGCAACGCGAGATCGGCGATCGCCTGATCGGACACCTCAACTTCACCAGGATCGATCCGAAACGCATCCTCGATATCGGTTGTGGCACCGGTTATTTCACCCGCCTGTTGCGTGGAAAGTTCAAAAAGGCCGATATCACGGCCTTCGACCTCTCTGAATCAATGGTTGCAACAACCCGCAAGGCTCATTCTCGCCGCCTGCCGTGGCACGGGCGTCACCATCATGCCTCCGGCAATGCGGCTTCCCTGCCGTTCAAGTCCGGCTCATTCGATCTGGTCACTTCCAACCTTGCCATGCAGTGGGTTCCTGAACCTGAATTGATGCTGGCCGAGATGCGTCGGGTACTGGCACCGGGCGGGCTGATTCTCTTCTCCACCTTTGGTCGTCGCACACTCTCCGAACTGCGCCAGTCACTGGCTGAGATCGATCCGGGCAATGCCGGCCATGTACTGCCGTTCCCCGATGTGATGAGTCTGGGTGATGCGATCATGAAACTTGCCGTTGAAACACCGGTTACTGATGCCGATCTCTTCACGCTCACCTATCCCGATACCATCTCCCTGGTACGCGAACTCAAGGGTTTGGGCGCTTCCGCCGCAGCAATCCGTGGTCGCAAGAGCGGTCTCTATGGACGCGCCCTGATCAGAAAACTGGAGAAACAGTACTCTGAGCGTTATCGCGATGAGAACGGACGCATTCGCGCCACCTTCGAAGCGCTCTATGCGCAGGCATGGTACAAAGAGGAGGGTTTCGAACATCGCGATGGCATCATCCCTATCAAGGTGGAAGGGGACATGAAAATCGATGGCATCTAA
- a CDS encoding MipA/OmpV family protein gives MKRSMIAILLPGLLLPANAATATESSGKPLWEVGIAAGVASLPHYMGSNERYLFGAPIPYLIYRGNRLKIDRSGIRRELLGFKDLNLDLSLGFGLPVRNSNRARAGMPDLKFSFQLGPRLNWRLLEDEQTKLTLRLPWRGVINTSGSWLGWVSEPDLLLEHQASEIMKVTLAAGLLYGSQGFHNTYYGVAPVYATAARPAYRAGAGLHSLSLTTSLRYQYSDSISLFSAIRYRNLSPGVIVNSPLVKDKNYISATIGMAWSFWSSEARAESN, from the coding sequence ATGAAGCGCTCAATGATCGCAATCCTTCTGCCCGGCCTGCTGCTACCAGCAAACGCTGCCACCGCCACCGAATCATCGGGCAAACCGCTCTGGGAGGTTGGCATCGCAGCTGGTGTGGCCAGCCTGCCACACTACATGGGAAGCAATGAACGCTATCTCTTTGGCGCTCCTATTCCCTATCTGATCTATCGTGGCAATCGACTTAAAATTGACCGCTCTGGGATCAGGCGTGAACTGCTTGGATTCAAGGACCTCAACCTGGATCTCTCACTCGGATTTGGATTGCCGGTTCGCAACTCCAACCGGGCAAGAGCCGGTATGCCTGACCTCAAGTTTAGCTTCCAGCTTGGCCCGAGACTGAACTGGAGGCTGCTTGAAGATGAGCAAACCAAGCTGACGCTCAGGTTACCGTGGCGCGGCGTCATTAATACTTCCGGCAGTTGGCTGGGCTGGGTATCGGAACCCGATCTTCTGCTGGAGCATCAGGCCAGTGAAATAATGAAAGTGACGCTTGCAGCGGGGCTTCTTTACGGCTCTCAGGGGTTTCACAATACCTATTACGGTGTAGCACCGGTCTATGCCACAGCGGCAAGGCCAGCCTACAGGGCAGGTGCAGGGCTTCATTCATTGTCGCTCACGACCAGCTTGCGCTACCAGTACAGCGACTCGATTTCTCTCTTTTCGGCGATCCGTTACCGTAACCTATCTCCGGGCGTGATCGTAAACAGCCCACTGGTAAAAGATAAAAATTACATTTCGGCCACCATTGGCATGGCGTGGAGCTTCTGGTCGTCAGAAGCGCGTGCCGAAAGCAACTGA
- a CDS encoding heavy metal response regulator transcription factor codes for MKILVVEDEERVAHFIQKGLKEEGHAVDVSYDGEDGEFLAEVNDYDLIILDLMLPKKNGIVVCRELRASGVATPVLMLTARDSVEDKVRGLDAGADDYLPKPFAFEELLARVRALLRRQSDSKSPVLKLADLELDPISRRVSRRGKAIRLTTKEYALLEYLMRNQDKVLSRTLIGEHVWDMNFDPESNVIDVYVSHLRAKIDKGYEPALLHTLRGQGYLLSDDSPPV; via the coding sequence ATGAAGATTCTGGTGGTTGAAGACGAAGAGCGCGTTGCACACTTCATTCAGAAGGGACTGAAGGAAGAGGGGCACGCCGTAGATGTTTCCTACGACGGTGAGGACGGCGAATTTCTTGCCGAGGTGAACGATTACGACCTGATCATTCTCGATCTGATGCTGCCCAAGAAGAACGGTATTGTGGTCTGCCGCGAACTGCGCGCCAGTGGCGTGGCAACACCGGTACTGATGCTTACCGCCCGTGATTCGGTGGAAGACAAGGTTCGCGGCCTGGATGCAGGTGCCGATGATTACTTGCCTAAACCATTCGCTTTCGAGGAGCTTCTGGCCCGCGTACGTGCTCTGCTGCGCCGCCAGTCAGATAGCAAATCTCCAGTTCTTAAACTTGCTGATCTGGAGCTTGATCCGATCAGTCGTCGCGTTTCCCGTCGTGGCAAAGCAATCCGCCTGACCACCAAAGAGTATGCGCTGCTAGAGTACCTGATGCGCAACCAGGATAAGGTTCTTTCGCGTACCCTGATCGGTGAGCATGTCTGGGACATGAACTTCGATCCGGAGAGCAATGTTATTGATGTGTATGTCAGTCACCTGCGTGCCAAGATCGACAAAGGTTATGAGCCGGCACTGCTGCACACCCTG
- a CDS encoding alpha/beta fold hydrolase: MNRPVVFLHGWAQSRQIWCNQLETFADALFLNLPGHGGAADFPADAWVETIVEQLPDKPCHLVGWSLGGMLAMQIAAAFPERIASLALVSTTPRFRIGENWPFGSSSEVFNGFRMAVESASPKALNRFFALMLHGDELNRSDYNRLAKAAVDREKRVSEAGLKGGLELLEQLDLRELVKAIKQPTLVIHGEGDAIVPVEAGQWLADMIPNSQQQLFNTCGHAPFLTQEDKFNKTVQTWWLKQ; encoded by the coding sequence GTGAACAGACCTGTCGTTTTCCTGCATGGCTGGGCGCAATCCCGCCAAATCTGGTGCAATCAGCTTGAAACCTTCGCTGATGCCCTGTTCCTTAACCTTCCGGGTCATGGCGGCGCAGCAGACTTCCCTGCCGATGCGTGGGTTGAAACCATTGTGGAGCAGCTGCCTGACAAACCCTGCCACCTGGTCGGCTGGTCTCTGGGCGGCATGCTGGCCATGCAGATTGCAGCAGCTTTTCCGGAACGTATTGCCTCGCTTGCCCTTGTTTCCACTACACCCCGTTTCAGAATTGGTGAAAACTGGCCGTTTGGCAGCAGCAGTGAGGTGTTTAACGGTTTCAGGATGGCTGTTGAATCCGCTTCACCCAAGGCGCTGAACCGCTTCTTTGCCCTGATGCTGCACGGTGACGAACTCAACCGCAGCGACTACAACCGGCTGGCTAAAGCAGCAGTAGATCGGGAGAAGAGGGTAAGTGAGGCAGGATTGAAGGGTGGGCTTGAACTGCTGGAGCAACTCGACCTGCGTGAGCTGGTCAAAGCCATCAAACAGCCGACACTGGTCATCCATGGTGAGGGTGATGCAATCGTGCCTGTTGAGGCGGGCCAGTGGCTGGCCGATATGATCCCGAACAGCCAACAGCAACTATTTAATACCTGCGGTCATGCACCGTTCCTCACTCAGGAAGACAAATTTAACAAAACAGTTCAAACATGGTGGTTGAAACAGTGA
- the can gene encoding carbonate dehydratase encodes MCSPKTLLANNRAWSEKCLQENPDFFNRLSALQSPDFLWIGCSDSRVPANEITGLEPGQVFVHRNVGNQVHHTDLNCLSAAQYAVDVLGVKHIVITGHYDCGGVRAAMAGQHHGIVDNWIRSIRDTYMLHQKDLELLSEDSRLDRLCELNVIRQVDNICHTRIVQNAWERGDALSVHGWIYSVKDGLLHDLNVTKSMPEDVAPLYRVTGTETSAWPVAS; translated from the coding sequence ATGTGTAGCCCGAAAACACTACTTGCGAATAACAGGGCATGGTCTGAGAAGTGCCTTCAGGAGAACCCGGATTTTTTTAATCGGCTATCAGCGCTCCAGTCACCGGATTTCCTCTGGATCGGTTGCTCCGACAGCCGTGTACCGGCCAACGAGATTACCGGCCTTGAGCCGGGGCAGGTTTTTGTTCACCGCAATGTTGGCAATCAGGTGCACCATACCGATCTGAACTGCCTCTCGGCGGCGCAATATGCGGTCGATGTGCTGGGCGTTAAGCATATTGTTATCACCGGCCACTACGACTGCGGCGGCGTGCGTGCGGCGATGGCGGGTCAGCATCACGGCATTGTTGATAACTGGATTCGCAGTATTCGCGACACCTATATGCTGCACCAAAAAGATCTGGAACTGCTGAGTGAAGATTCGCGCCTCGATAGACTGTGCGAGCTTAATGTGATTCGCCAGGTCGATAATATCTGCCACACCCGAATTGTGCAGAATGCATGGGAGCGCGGCGATGCACTATCCGTGCACGGCTGGATTTACAGCGTGAAGGATGGCCTGCTGCACGATCTTAACGTGACAAAAAGTATGCCGGAAGATGTGGCACCGCTCTATCGCGTCACCGGCACTGAAACCAGTGCCTGGCCGGTTGCCAGTTAA
- the bioD gene encoding dethiobiotin synthase has product MASKVFVTATDTDAGKTWVTASVIRSLLKEGRSSAKALKAIACGLDKAGKNEDIETLLSAQNLDDADQISLFRYALPAAPSQAAAAEGQAVDTDKLVKWCEAQSDDVETCLIEGVGGLMVPITDSWLLSDWIEAMPDAEVWLVVGCKLGAINQTLLTLEKLKQMGRSPTRIFFNATKPEQNDWVAPTRKAVEPFLNQGCTIDCLKYGETTGLTA; this is encoded by the coding sequence ATGGCATCTAAGGTTTTCGTAACAGCCACCGACACCGATGCCGGAAAAACCTGGGTGACGGCCTCGGTCATTCGGTCGCTGCTGAAAGAGGGGCGCAGTAGTGCCAAGGCATTGAAAGCGATCGCCTGCGGTCTGGATAAGGCGGGTAAAAACGAGGATATCGAAACCCTGCTTTCCGCCCAAAACCTGGACGATGCAGATCAGATCAGTCTCTTTCGCTACGCTCTTCCAGCAGCACCTTCACAGGCTGCCGCAGCAGAAGGTCAGGCTGTTGATACGGACAAACTGGTTAAATGGTGTGAAGCCCAATCAGATGATGTTGAAACCTGCCTGATCGAAGGCGTAGGCGGTCTGATGGTGCCGATCACCGACAGCTGGCTGCTTTCCGACTGGATCGAGGCCATGCCCGATGCTGAGGTGTGGCTTGTCGTAGGCTGCAAGCTCGGTGCCATCAACCAGACGTTATTAACACTGGAAAAACTCAAACAGATGGGTCGTTCACCGACTCGTATCTTCTTCAATGCCACAAAACCGGAACAGAACGACTGGGTTGCACCAACTCGAAAAGCGGTTGAACCTTTCCTGAATCAGGGTTGCACCATTGATTGCCTGAAGTACGGTGAAACAACGGGTTTAACTGCTTAA
- the rsmA gene encoding 16S rRNA (adenine(1518)-N(6)/adenine(1519)-N(6))-dimethyltransferase RsmA codes for MTESTSQHAKKSLGQHFLRDHNAIARIASAIPEGAIAIEIGPGPGAITESLLARAIKLTVIEMDDRFASHWQDVAKNNSELSVIHGDVMKELEGAVASVQPEWIAGNLPYNLSGPLTAKLAGFNLSGGMVLMYQREVAERIASEPGSKVYGGLSVLVRHYYDVKRLLTLPPGAFVPPPKVHSAVILMTPHGKTPACSYEQLQKTVRQGFAHRRKTINNNFRGELGAEEFEAIGIDPRKRPEQLDYDAWVRIALALKN; via the coding sequence ATGACAGAGAGCACTTCACAACACGCCAAAAAGTCGCTCGGACAGCACTTTCTGCGCGACCACAATGCCATAGCCCGCATCGCATCCGCGATCCCTGAAGGAGCGATCGCCATCGAGATCGGCCCGGGGCCGGGTGCAATTACAGAATCACTGCTGGCGCGAGCCATTAAACTCACCGTAATCGAGATGGATGACCGCTTTGCCAGCCATTGGCAGGATGTGGCAAAGAACAATTCGGAACTCTCCGTCATCCACGGTGATGTCATGAAGGAGCTTGAGGGAGCTGTAGCTTCGGTTCAACCTGAATGGATTGCGGGAAATCTCCCCTATAATCTCAGCGGTCCGCTGACCGCCAAACTGGCCGGATTCAATCTCTCCGGTGGCATGGTGCTGATGTATCAGCGCGAGGTAGCTGAACGTATCGCGTCAGAACCTGGCAGTAAGGTGTATGGCGGTCTCTCGGTGCTGGTGCGCCACTATTATGATGTAAAACGGTTGCTGACGCTGCCGCCCGGTGCATTTGTACCGCCACCCAAGGTGCATTCGGCCGTGATTCTGATGACGCCGCATGGCAAAACACCGGCCTGCAGCTATGAACAGCTTCAGAAAACAGTACGTCAGGGTTTTGCCCATCGGCGCAAGACCATCAACAACAATTTCAGGGGCGAGCTTGGTGCTGAAGAGTTTGAGGCCATTGGAATTGATCCGCGCAAACGCCCGGAGCAGCTCGATTACGATGCCTGGGTAAGAATCGCTCTGGCCCTAAAAAATTAA
- the grxC gene encoding glutaredoxin 3 → MANIEIYSGDYCPYCVRAKSLLKNKGVEFTEYNVQRDINRQAAMLERTGGMRTIPQIFINGKHVGGCDELYALDSRGELDPMLTD, encoded by the coding sequence ATGGCTAATATTGAAATTTATTCGGGCGACTACTGCCCCTACTGCGTTCGGGCCAAGAGCCTGCTGAAAAACAAAGGCGTTGAGTTCACCGAATACAATGTGCAGCGCGACATCAATCGTCAGGCAGCAATGCTGGAGCGGACTGGCGGAATGCGCACGATCCCCCAGATATTTATCAACGGAAAGCATGTTGGTGGCTGTGACGAGCTCTATGCGCTCGATAGCCGGGGCGAACTGGACCCCATGCTGACGGATTGA
- the secG gene encoding preprotein translocase subunit SecG — translation MATVLIIIHVLIAALLIGVILVQRGQGADIGASFGGGGAQTLFGSRGSGSFLGKMTGGLAAAFMVTSLTLAFFSQQQTGSVVERTIVDEIPVEAPVESQPQQGGFDPSKLKSDTTAPADGLPGAE, via the coding sequence ATGGCTACAGTTCTTATTATTATTCACGTGCTTATCGCCGCACTGCTGATCGGAGTAATTCTGGTTCAGCGCGGACAGGGTGCAGATATCGGTGCCTCTTTCGGTGGCGGCGGTGCACAGACCCTGTTTGGTAGTCGCGGTTCCGGCTCCTTTCTGGGTAAGATGACCGGCGGTCTGGCAGCAGCCTTCATGGTGACCAGTCTGACACTGGCATTTTTCTCTCAACAGCAGACAGGTTCTGTTGTGGAACGTACCATTGTCGATGAAATTCCGGTTGAGGCTCCTGTAGAGTCACAGCCACAGCAGGGTGGTTTCGATCCATCCAAGCTGAAGAGCGATACAACTGCACCGGCCGATGGCCTTCCGGGCGCAGAATAA
- a CDS encoding NUDIX domain-containing protein, with protein MDYQIKKKERVYQGFFAMDKYTVEHDRFDGGALTITRENMERGDAAAMLLYDPDADEVLLLEQFRIGPVARDDKPWLIEIVAGIIDEGESAEEAVIRESKEEAGFLPYETRFLGRYYTTPGGCSECIDLFLGLVDKNSPVSDGGGCDHEQEDIRLFWVKREEALTMLDEGKIGSGAPMLALLLAFGWKGVVTEGNT; from the coding sequence ATGGATTATCAGATCAAGAAAAAAGAACGGGTCTATCAGGGCTTTTTTGCCATGGATAAATATACCGTCGAACACGACCGCTTCGATGGTGGCGCCCTTACGATCACAAGGGAAAACATGGAGCGCGGAGATGCGGCAGCGATGCTGCTTTACGATCCTGATGCAGATGAAGTGCTGTTGTTGGAGCAGTTTCGCATCGGACCGGTAGCACGCGATGACAAGCCGTGGCTGATCGAGATTGTCGCGGGCATCATTGATGAGGGTGAGAGCGCTGAAGAGGCGGTGATCCGTGAGTCAAAGGAGGAGGCAGGCTTCCTGCCTTACGAAACCCGTTTCCTGGGCCGTTACTACACCACACCCGGCGGTTGCTCGGAGTGCATTGATCTTTTTCTTGGGTTGGTGGATAAAAACAGCCCGGTAAGTGATGGCGGTGGCTGCGATCATGAACAGGAAGATATCCGCCTCTTCTGGGTCAAGCGCGAAGAGGCGCTTACGATGCTCGATGAAGGAAAGATCGGCTCCGGTGCTCCGATGCTCGCCCTTCTTCTCGCCTTCGGCTGGAAAGGTGTGGTAACCGAAGGGAATACTTAA
- the tpiA gene encoding triose-phosphate isomerase, whose amino-acid sequence MSSEKRKLIAGNWKMNGLLQEAKDFMDAFGSNPAPDHIEVGLMPPFTLLHPMADRLAEMGVALGAQNVYYEDKGAFTGSICPMMLRDAGCHYVILGHSERRSIIGESNAQIRSKMNASWLHGLEPILCIGETLEQREKGVTNTVLAEQLAVLKGAPKSAALTVAYEPVWAIGTGLTASPEQVTETHAFVHAELQRLGHDCRVLYGGSVNPSNAEELMGCPGVEGALVGGASLKADSFMEIVKAAAKAAS is encoded by the coding sequence ATGAGCAGTGAAAAGCGTAAGTTGATTGCGGGCAACTGGAAGATGAACGGGCTACTGCAGGAAGCGAAAGATTTCATGGATGCGTTTGGCAGTAACCCTGCGCCGGACCATATTGAAGTTGGTTTGATGCCGCCATTCACGCTGTTGCATCCAATGGCAGACAGACTGGCAGAGATGGGCGTGGCACTGGGTGCGCAGAACGTTTACTACGAAGATAAGGGTGCTTTTACCGGCTCTATCTGTCCGATGATGTTACGTGATGCCGGTTGCCACTATGTGATTCTTGGTCACTCTGAGCGTCGTAGTATTATTGGCGAGAGTAATGCCCAGATTCGTTCGAAGATGAATGCATCATGGCTGCATGGTCTTGAGCCGATTCTCTGCATCGGTGAAACACTGGAGCAGCGTGAGAAGGGTGTGACCAATACCGTTCTGGCTGAGCAGCTGGCTGTTCTCAAGGGTGCGCCGAAGAGTGCAGCGCTGACAGTTGCTTATGAGCCGGTATGGGCGATTGGTACTGGTTTGACCGCATCACCTGAGCAGGTGACTGAAACGCATGCATTTGTGCATGCAGAGTTGCAGCGTCTGGGTCATGATTGCCGCGTGCTTTACGGTGGTAGTGTGAATCCGAGCAACGCCGAGGAGTTGATGGGTTGCCCCGGCGTGGAAGGTGCGCTGGTAGGCGGCGCAAGTCTGAAGGCGGACTCGTTTATGGAAATTGTAAAGGCAGCTGCGAAAGCAGCGAGCTAA
- a CDS encoding ComF family protein has protein sequence MRESGMSGMLVGMKGLSTKAFNLVNGVRSLLFPPACLFCQQPLETLAGNSCCSSCFEKITIWPRSVCHSYGAELPEAMVPGPCGICLNRPPAQTETRSIYAYRGPVRDAILNWKLQGMDGGVRWLLESAMPHASELIGKDDLLIPVPMPLARMRKSGRHHAADLPLAGGRSQLQLGLATVAQGR, from the coding sequence TTGCGCGAATCGGGCATGTCCGGCATGCTGGTAGGCATGAAGGGACTGTCAACCAAAGCCTTTAATCTGGTTAACGGGGTGCGAAGCCTCCTGTTTCCCCCGGCCTGTCTATTTTGCCAGCAACCGCTTGAGACGCTGGCAGGCAACAGCTGTTGTTCGTCATGCTTTGAAAAGATCACCATCTGGCCACGCTCAGTCTGCCACAGTTACGGAGCTGAGCTACCTGAGGCGATGGTACCGGGGCCATGCGGCATTTGCCTTAACCGCCCACCCGCACAGACAGAGACCCGAAGCATCTATGCCTATCGTGGCCCGGTTCGAGATGCGATCCTGAACTGGAAACTGCAGGGCATGGATGGGGGCGTACGCTGGCTTCTGGAGTCCGCCATGCCCCATGCCTCAGAACTGATCGGCAAGGATGACCTGTTGATTCCGGTGCCTATGCCGCTGGCACGTATGCGCAAAAGTGGTCGTCACCACGCTGCTGACCTGCCGCTGGCTGGCGGACGGAGTCAACTGCAACTGGGATTGGCAACTGTCGCACAGGGTCGGTGA
- a CDS encoding aminotransferase class I/II-fold pyridoxal phosphate-dependent enzyme: MPDSRNWFPETPETRRRRFTASRRQGVYIHLNGKRLINFASNDYLGLSFHPDVCMVARGALDDAVGSGASRLVSGDDPVLHRLEEKLASWKGYEACLIAGSGMLANIGLLQALADRHTHVFSDKLNHASLVDGVRLSGGQSHRYAHLSNQQLELQLNKHPAARRIIVSDGIFSMDGDSADAAGLLKLAEAYDTLLVIDDAHGTGCMGPEGKGITGGDTISGHARLIEVGTFGKAFGSYGAFILGTRELIEGLRQRQRTVIYSTALPVAMVAAAETALELIQSGEQRQQLKRNLKLFKQLTAGLGFMVSDSPIQPLVVGSDEKALQMATALRDAAFFVPAIRPPTVPEGTARLRFTLSAGHSEEMIEKLSTCLRALL, encoded by the coding sequence ATGCCCGATTCGCGCAATTGGTTTCCTGAAACCCCCGAGACTCGCCGCAGGCGCTTTACCGCCTCGCGACGTCAGGGCGTGTATATCCATCTTAATGGTAAGAGGCTGATCAACTTCGCCAGCAACGATTATCTTGGGCTCAGCTTTCATCCGGATGTCTGCATGGTTGCTAGAGGTGCGCTCGATGACGCGGTCGGCAGTGGGGCATCACGCCTGGTTTCAGGGGATGATCCCGTGCTGCACCGGCTTGAGGAGAAGCTTGCGAGCTGGAAAGGCTATGAGGCGTGCCTTATCGCCGGTTCCGGTATGCTGGCCAATATCGGGCTGCTGCAGGCGCTGGCCGATCGCCACACGCATGTTTTTTCCGACAAACTAAACCACGCTTCGCTGGTGGATGGGGTGCGCCTTTCCGGTGGGCAATCGCACCGCTATGCCCACCTGAGCAACCAACAGCTTGAATTGCAGCTGAACAAACATCCCGCAGCCAGGCGCATCATCGTCTCAGACGGTATCTTCAGCATGGACGGGGATAGTGCCGATGCTGCCGGCCTGCTCAAACTTGCCGAAGCATACGATACACTGCTGGTGATTGATGATGCCCACGGCACAGGCTGCATGGGTCCGGAAGGTAAAGGCATCACAGGTGGTGATACGATCTCCGGCCATGCTCGCCTGATCGAGGTCGGCACCTTCGGCAAGGCGTTTGGCTCATACGGCGCATTTATTCTCGGAACCCGTGAATTGATTGAGGGGTTGAGGCAGCGACAGCGCACCGTGATCTACTCTACCGCACTGCCCGTTGCCATGGTTGCTGCGGCAGAAACTGCACTTGAACTGATCCAGTCTGGCGAGCAGCGGCAGCAGTTGAAGCGAAATCTTAAGCTGTTCAAACAGTTGACAGCAGGGCTTGGATTCATGGTTTCTGACAGCCCTATTCAGCCTCTGGTAGTTGGCAGTGATGAGAAAGCCCTGCAGATGGCCACCGCCCTGCGTGACGCCGCTTTCTTCGTGCCTGCGATCAGGCCTCCGACTGTGCCCGAAGGTACAGCGCGCCTGCGTTTTACCCTCAGCGCAGGCCACAGCGAGGAAATGATTGAGAAACTATCGACCTGCCTGCGAGCACTGCTGTGA